In Myotis daubentonii chromosome 11, mMyoDau2.1, whole genome shotgun sequence, the genomic window TCTTGAAAATTCTTGTGGGCAAGGCGGGGCTTCTGTGGGGCCTGATACAGCCATATTTTGGTTTCACCATCTCCCCTGGATCCCTATGACAGCCTCCTCACTGCTcttcctgccctgtgccctcaaCCCACCTTCCACTCTGTAGCAGCCAGAGCTATCTAATACTAATCTTATATTTGACATCACTTCCTTCTTAAAGCCTTCAGTGACTTTCCATTACCCTAAAGAAAAACTCCAAGCTCCTTAGCCAGGCACTTAGGCCCTTCCAGTCTGGTCCCCCCCTCACGTCTGAGCCTCATTCCTCAAGCTCCTGCCTTCAACTTCAAACTCCAGTGATCACTTCTATGCTCCTCTCACCTCTATGTCTTAGTTCATGCCTgcacttcctcttcttctttgCCTGTCCCTAGAGATTGGACTAGGAGCTCTGAACACTCGAAGTCTAATGAACTTCCCTAATCTCTGAACTCATCACACCAATTGTGAAATTATCTGTACTAGTATATGTGGTTATATTCTTCATGGAACTGGAGGTTCTATACCCAGTGATATCTGTTACATTATGGGTGATCAttaactatttgttgaataactGAGAGGTCACTGCGCCCACCGAGGTCCAAATTTCAAGCCTAGAGTATCCTCTCTGTCTTGACGTTCCTGGGGACCTCTGCAGACAGCAAAGGGGAGGGACGGGCTATCCCTTTGAGAACGCTGCCACCTCGTGGCCAGACTCAGAAGTGCAGACAGACTTCACCCCAGTGTAAATACACAAGTGGGAGCTGGAGATATCCTACAGAACTAGGCCTGTCCATGAGCTCCAGGCTGGTGATGTAGACAACCAGAGGGGAATGGGGAGGTAGGCCCTGAGGAATGCTCCAAGCCCAGCATTGGTATCCTTGGAACATTCTTGACGAGTTCCTAACAGACAGAATGGGAAgagcaaaggctcagaggcaggAAAGTCTCATGTTATATGGGAAGAGTGAGGCATTAGTGTGACCAGAGCCCAGGGTCCCAAGGGACCAAACCAAAGATGAGCTGAGCCATGGCAGTGACCAATCAAGGGGATCCTTTAAGGCTATCCAGTGAATTAATTTGAATCTTGCCGACTAATCTGGGCATGGGATGAGATCTGGGTGTGGTGACATACGTGGAGGctcaatattcattcattcactcattaaatATGTATCAAGCACCAACTATGTTCAAGATCCTCAGgttagccctaacctgtttggctcagtggatagagcatcagcctgtggactgaagggtcccgggttcgattccagtcaaaggcacatacctcagttgcagactcgatcccctgccctggtcggggcatgtacgGGAgttaaccaatggatgtgtctctctcacatagatgtttctctctgtctctctccccagcctccctccttttttctatggaaaaaaaaaatgtcctccagtgaagattaacaacaaaaattaaaaaggttaCATCATTCAACAAAGCAAAAATTCCTGCTCATTTGGAGCTAACATTCTCATCAGGAGGAGACAGATAAACAAAAACACGAAAgaagtaaattatatttaaaattaaaaaaatggggggggggcaggataaGGAAAATTAGAAGCTTTGTCTGTCAGCCTGCAAACATGTTCAAATCTCTGCcaactcattaaaaataaataaaattctctctGTAGTCTACATTCCTCTCCAGCTATTTATCACCTCTCTCCACCAATTCACAATCCAACTTCTTGAAAGAGCTGTTTAGGAGTGGcataaccttttcttttttaaaaaaatatatttttattgatttcagagaggaagggagagggagagagagagaaaaacatcaatgatgagagagaatcattgattggctgcctccggcacaccccacactagggattgagcccgcagcccaggcatgtgtctaTGACTTCCTGATTCTtcggttgacgctcaaccactgagccatgccagctgggcatgcacaaccttaaaaaaaaaaaaaaatggaggcaaaTGACATACTTCAGTGGCTTTAACAATAGAGTAGAAAAAAACAAGCCCAAATACCTGAATCAGCACTTATACACAACTCAAGCTCCTTCCTAAGCTCTCTCCAACCGCTAAAGGCCTCacttctctctgctccctccccacaTTTCCTTTTCTAGGCCCCCCTTGGGCTCTATAAAGGGCAAAAAGAGAAAAGGCCCCAGAGTCACTAGCCATCCCTTCCTCAGCCTGTGGCCTATCTCCTGATTCTCTTGAGTTGCAGACGCTGTTCTTCCCAAGAGATCTTGACCCCAGCTCAGTTTCTCTCCACACTACCCCTACCATCACCCTGGAGATCCCAGGTGGTCCTCTGATGAGGACCTAATTGGGAGCCCCTCCTAGACACCCAGAGCTTGTGATGCACCTTACTGAATCATTCCTTCAGCACAGGTCACCATGCTTATTCCACATGATCATTCCACTGTGGCcacagcagggtggatcaggatgGGATGCTGAGCCAAAAACCATCAGTCTGCAAGTAGCCTGGTTCCAAAGTTCTGGGGACCAATGACAAAGAGCTGTTGATGGTAGAAGACACCAGTGGAGACGCTCAGAGAAAAGACAATATGCAGAAACTGGGAGGAAGCAAAAAACCTAGATTAGCCACAGAGAATAGGGAGAAGTCAGCCAGTTGCTGGTAGCAAGACACCTGAGTCACCACCACAGTCCCTAGGGGTATACTGGATGCTTCATAACCCTCTGCGTTTGAGAGGCCTGCCAGGCAGCTGCTGAGTTTCCCCCGTCTCTCCTAATAGCCCCTGAACCTCCATCATCTGCCTCTCCCCCAGGGTCTCCCACATCTCTCTGGGCAACATACCTTGGAAAGCAAAGGGTGATGCAATGTTCAAAGTTTTGACCACAACCTGCTGGTCCTGTGGtcccctcacccctgctctaagccctATTGAGGCCTCAAGTCCCCCCAACTCTGTCTTCCCCAACATCTCAACCCCTCCTGCCCGCACTCAGCCAAACATCACTTCAACACTCAAGTTGCTGAGTCCACCTGCTACACCATGAGCTTAGAAGAACCCTAACTTTGTGCTTTCCTGGTGACTGAACACCCAGGCTACTAGACACATTGGAGACCTCAAAATCCAGTGGGAAGACTTATCAGCAGGATCACTTCCTAAGTTATGTCTAACCAGTATGCtttacacttgaaactaatattttGAAcatcaaatgtaatttttttaaaaatccagtggGAGACCCAATTGGCTCACCTCTTCACTGAGTCCACCACTGCCCACAATCCTGCTCTGGTCCCTGCGGGCCCTGGTTACCACTGCAGTCTTTACCTCCTCCCTCACGCCCCCGGCCTGACCACGGTGAATCTGAGTCAAAAGCCAATGTGAGGCAGAAAAGCAGCAGCCAGGGGTAAGAAGGCAAAGATGAAAGCCGGAGGGAAGAGATGAGATGAAGGTATGTTTTTAAGATAAGAAAAAGCACGTTTGTAGGCTGAGCCATTAATAATTAGGCAATTAATATTTACATAGCACTGTATGCCCAGGTAGTATCTAGGAGTTACATGTGTATATTTCTACATCCAATCCTCATAAAAACCCTATGAGGTAAACACTATATCCTGTTTTATGGATGAGAACACTAAGGCACAAAGCAGTAACTTACTAATAATCTAGAGGCAGAATCAGGATTCCAATCTAGACAGTCTGGTGCCTGAGACCATAATCATGACCACTATTATATGCCACAGACGGAGAAAAATGTCTGCCCTGGCGGAGTCCTTAAACCAGCCCAAAGCACACAGTAGACCCACCCAGGGATCTAGACATAGTCAGTCAGGTCACTGTTTGAGGCTTGTTAACAAAGATCCTCCCAGCAATAGCCTGAGCCTACCCTTCCTGTCTCCAGCCTCTGAGCTCCTGGGGGACAAGGGCAGAGACCCCCTCCCCCTTAACCCCATTTCCACATAGCAGACCAAGCAGAGGGAGGCTCATCAGACAGACAATGGCAGAACTTTTATTTCCTAACCCCCTCCCTGGACCTCTGTCTGCAGGCAGATCAGAGGCCctgtggagggagggcagagtaagCCCTTCTTCAGCAACCAGAGCCCAGCTGAGAGCCCCCACCTGTCACTCTTTGTAGCAGCCCCTTGCATacgccagagggaaggggaatcAGCACAGGGAGGCCCACTGCTGTGGACTCAAGTCTTGCTGGGGATGCTGAGCAGCTGTAGAAGCTTCCAGAGAAGGCACAGCCACCCTAGACATTCAGGCTTGGAGAACAGCCTGCTCAGCTGGTCTTCAGGACCGCGTGTCTCGAGCCCTCCTTCGGGGTCGGGGGCCACAGCTGGAGCTAGGCgtggggcccaggccagggggtgCCCCTGGGGGCTGGTAGCCACATTCATTGGGGTCCAGGGGGTCCCGGCTGAGCAGTACCCACACGGCAGGCACGTGTCGGCGCACTGTGAGGGGGTCTAGGCCTGTGTCCGGTGAGGCTGGTACCCAGCTGTCCTCAGTCTGCAGGAAGCGCAGCTTGGTCAGCTGGTGCAGGCCTGGTACCCGCCGCTTGACAATCTCGGCACAGCTGACAGCCTTCCCTGCAGCCCGGCCAGAACCCGAGAACACCACGTGTCTTGTGCTGCCGCCCTCCAAAcggcccagcaccagccccagcagGTTGCGGATTTTGCTGCCATCTCGGACCCGCATCTCCAGGGTGTCCGGAGGGAGCTGGGGCATCGGGGACGGCGCCGGGAGGTCCACGGAGCCGGCTTTGCGGTAGTGCTCCATCCCGCTGGCTGCTGCCTGAGCTCACTGCCCGCTGCAAGGAGAATCGGGTGAACGCGCAGCCAGGGGCCCCCGGCCACCCGCACCCTGGCCTCCCCCAGACGCAGCCTGTTCCTCCTCCCAGATCTCCAGGAACCAGACCAAGGGCCATCCCTGCCTCGCCTTGGGAAGGGCGGGACCCCATACACTCCATCGCCCCGGACAGGCCATAACCCTCCCTCGGCCCGAGACTGAACCAAACTCCCGGAACGCGGCCCTTTAAGGAAGGTCCCAATCCCTCAAGCTCCGAGGCAGAGGGGAGCCCTCGCCAAAATGCTCCtcgtgggtgggtgggaagagagcaaccaaaggtcTTGTGTGCATATACGCATAAGTCACGGGCAGACAGAGCGTGGgaaggcctgggcggggcgggctcgaaggagtcaatggggggggggggcatatgtaatattttcaacaataaattattctttaaaaactccTCAAAGACAGAACTAACCCCTCCGCCGCACCGAAatccccagggcagggccgagcACCCCTCACCCGAGACTCCCGGTCATTCCCCCTAACCCGGTCACGGggagggcaggcgggcgggcggttGCTTGGGTAACTCCAGGCGTCGGCCCGCCGGCCTAGGCCGCCTCTATGGCCACAGGTCGCCCCAGTGTCCTGCAGGCCGCACGGCCCAAAGCCGgcctctcctgcccgccccccgcctccagGTGACCCCCAACCCCGCTAGGTTCCGGCTCTCACCGCCGTGACTGCACGTGCCTCAAGCTCGATCCAGAGCCAAGATGGCGCGCGGGCCGGGAGCGCGCCGAGGCCACGGGACCGCGCATGCCGGgtggggcgggtgggcggggcctggaccGAGGGGGCGGTGCCTTGGgttggggcggggcctggcctggcctgaagGGCGGGGCGGGACCCGCGGAGTCTCCGTAGGAAAACTGGGTGACGCCCCGTCTATGCTGCCCAGCTTGGGGAAGGGGCCCTCctgctggggcgggaggggggccaTCGGAGGTGTCCCGCGTCCGCAGGACGAGAAGGACTTGGCACTTGCACAAGGGCAGGCATGACGTTGCTAGCTGAGCACACCGCGGTAGCAAAGGCGAAGCTGCGGGCTTCACTTTGACAGGGGCACGAGGCTCCGTTTAGAGTGGCTGCTGTGCGGGCGGAGCCTTGGTCGCCGAGCTCTGCGCTTTGACCGCATTCCGTGGGCACTAGCGGCTATGGGGGTTTTCTTCGGGGCCAGTCAAAATAGTTCGTGTGCACAGCTCACTCTGGCTGCAgctaagggggggagggggacggatTGGAATTTGGCCGCAATCGCTAATGACTCACAGGCCCCTGGGTCCCGGGGGTGTGGCCACTGAGACACGTCGGGTGCCGGGCTTGTAAtaggcactcaaatatttgttaaatgatttGTTGAATGAACCAGAGAAATGGCAGTGGGAATGGAGAAATGCAGATTAAGCGGGGAGATATTAGGAGGTACGCATGGTAAGAAGCTGGCGACTGTTGGGGCAGAGGAGAG contains:
- the RPP25L gene encoding ribonuclease P protein subunit p25-like protein; this translates as MEHYRKAGSVDLPAPSPMPQLPPDTLEMRVRDGSKIRNLLGLVLGRLEGGSTRHVVFSGSGRAAGKAVSCAEIVKRRVPGLHQLTKLRFLQTEDSWVPASPDTGLDPLTVRRHVPAVWVLLSRDPLDPNECGYQPPGAPPGLGPTPSSSCGPRPRRRARDTRS